The proteins below come from a single Nocardioides eburneiflavus genomic window:
- the gap gene encoding type I glyceraldehyde-3-phosphate dehydrogenase — translation MTVRVGINGFGRIGRNFFRAVRASGADIEIVGVNDLTDNASLAHLLKYDSILGRLDADVSSDDTSIMVGDQKIAVSAERDPANLSWGDLGVDVVVESTGFFTDATKARAHVDAGAKKVIISAPASNEDITIVMGVNHDLYDPSAHTVISNASCTTNCLAPMAKALHDGLGINKGLMTTIHAYTADQNLQDNIHKDPRRARAAALNMVPTSTGAAKAIGLVLPELKGKLDGYAMRVPVPTGSATDLTFEASRETSVDEVNEIVKAAADGRFLRYSTDPIVSTDIVTDPASCIFDAPLTKVIGNQVKVLGWYDNEWGYSNRLADLITHVGSSL, via the coding sequence ATGACCGTTCGCGTAGGCATCAACGGCTTCGGCCGCATCGGCCGCAACTTCTTCCGCGCCGTGCGCGCGTCGGGCGCCGACATCGAGATCGTCGGCGTCAACGACCTCACCGACAACGCCTCGCTGGCGCACCTGCTCAAGTACGACTCGATCCTCGGCCGCCTCGACGCCGACGTGTCGAGCGACGACACCTCGATCATGGTCGGCGACCAGAAGATCGCGGTCTCCGCCGAGCGCGACCCGGCCAACCTGTCGTGGGGCGACCTCGGTGTCGACGTCGTCGTCGAGTCCACCGGCTTCTTCACCGACGCGACCAAGGCCAGGGCCCACGTCGACGCCGGCGCCAAGAAGGTCATCATCTCCGCGCCCGCCTCCAACGAGGACATCACGATCGTGATGGGCGTCAACCACGACCTCTACGACCCGTCCGCGCACACGGTCATCTCCAACGCCTCCTGCACCACCAACTGCCTGGCACCCATGGCGAAGGCGCTCCACGACGGCCTCGGCATCAACAAGGGCCTGATGACGACGATCCACGCCTACACCGCCGACCAGAACCTCCAGGACAACATCCACAAGGACCCGCGCCGCGCCCGCGCCGCGGCCCTCAACATGGTGCCGACGTCCACCGGTGCCGCGAAGGCCATCGGCCTGGTGCTGCCGGAGCTCAAGGGCAAGCTCGACGGCTACGCGATGCGCGTCCCGGTGCCGACCGGCTCGGCCACCGACCTGACCTTCGAGGCCTCGCGCGAGACGTCGGTCGACGAGGTCAACGAGATCGTCAAGGCGGCCGCCGACGGCCGCTTCCTGCGCTACTCGACCGACCCGATCGTCTCCACCGACATCGTGACCGACCCCGCCTCGTGCATCTTCGACGCCCCCCTGACCAAGGTCATCGGCAACCAGGTCAAGGTCCTCGGCTGGTACGACAACGAGTGGGGCTACTCCAACCGCCTCGCCGACCTGATCACGCACGTCGGCTCCTCGCTCTGA
- a CDS encoding gluconeogenesis factor YvcK family protein: MARDTAQAAVALGGGHGLFATLSALRRLHDDLTIDDLTAVVTVADNGGSSGRLRGEFGVLPPGDLRMALAALCGDDEWGRTWADVIQHRFAGQGDMNGHVIGNLLIVGLWELMGDHVRALDWVGRLLGAHGRVLPMATTPMDITARVRGADAGAPDEVTLVRGQVEVATTEGRIESVALVPEDPQACTEAVDAVLAAEWVVLGPGSWFSSVIPHLMVPGLRRALAETNGRLVVVLNLEAQAGETTGFGPADHLAALFEHAPDLTVHAVLVDSSALADDHARLEKDVADRGARLVVADIAVPGEPRHDPDRLAEAFRRIVDEA; the protein is encoded by the coding sequence GTGGCGCGCGACACCGCGCAGGCCGCGGTGGCCCTCGGCGGGGGGCACGGCCTGTTCGCCACGCTGTCGGCGCTGCGCCGGCTCCACGACGACCTGACGATCGACGACCTCACCGCCGTCGTCACGGTCGCCGACAACGGCGGCTCGTCGGGACGGCTGCGCGGCGAGTTCGGCGTGCTGCCCCCGGGCGACCTGCGCATGGCGCTCGCCGCCCTGTGCGGTGACGACGAGTGGGGCCGCACGTGGGCCGACGTGATCCAGCACCGCTTCGCCGGGCAGGGAGACATGAACGGCCACGTCATCGGCAACCTCCTCATCGTGGGGCTGTGGGAGCTGATGGGCGACCACGTGCGGGCGCTGGACTGGGTCGGCCGGCTGCTGGGGGCGCACGGCCGCGTGCTGCCGATGGCGACGACGCCGATGGACATCACCGCCCGGGTGCGCGGCGCCGATGCCGGCGCGCCGGACGAGGTCACCCTCGTACGGGGCCAGGTCGAGGTGGCCACCACCGAGGGCCGCATCGAGTCCGTCGCGCTGGTCCCCGAGGATCCGCAGGCGTGCACGGAGGCGGTCGACGCGGTCCTCGCGGCGGAGTGGGTCGTGCTCGGCCCCGGCTCGTGGTTCAGCTCGGTGATCCCGCACCTCATGGTGCCGGGCCTGCGCCGGGCGCTGGCCGAGACGAACGGGCGCCTCGTCGTCGTCCTCAACCTCGAGGCCCAGGCGGGGGAGACGACCGGCTTCGGCCCGGCCGACCACCTCGCGGCCCTGTTCGAGCACGCCCCGGACCTCACCGTCCACGCCGTCCTCGTCGACTCCTCGGCGCTCGCCGACGACCACGCCCGGCTGGAGAAGGACGTCGCCGACCGGGGCGCCCGCCTCGTCGTCGCGGACATCGCCGTGCCGGGGGAGCCGCGCCACGACCCCGACCGGCTGGCCGAGGCGTTCCGGCGCATCGTCGACGAGGCGTGA
- a CDS encoding phosphoglycerate kinase, giving the protein MSDTTAGIDSLGDLRGKRVLVRSDLNVPLDGTLITDDGRIRASVPTIKQLSDAGARVVVTAHLGRPKGSPDPAYSLRPVSERLAELLGRPVAFATDTVGAGATEAVAALGDGDVAVLENVRFNDGETSKDDAVRGAFADQLAQLADAFVSDGFGVVHRKQASVYDVALRLPSAMGGLVASEVDVLRRLTEHPDRPYVVVLGGSKVSDKLGVIDNLIDKADKLLIGGGMVFTFLKAQGHEVGKSLLEADQLDTCTRYLTEAADRGVEIVLPTDVVVDTAFPSGDREPEPTVVWASEIPADALGLDIGPESAAAFAAELADARTVFWNGPMGVFEVDAFAGGTRAVAEALTKVDGLSVVGGGDSAAAVRQLGFDEAAFGHISTGGGASLEFLEGKELPGIAVLERD; this is encoded by the coding sequence ATGAGCGACACGACCGCAGGCATTGACTCGCTCGGTGACCTGAGGGGCAAGCGCGTGCTGGTCCGCTCGGACCTCAACGTGCCCCTCGACGGCACCCTCATCACCGACGACGGCCGGATCCGCGCGAGCGTCCCCACGATCAAGCAGCTGTCCGACGCGGGCGCCCGGGTGGTCGTCACCGCCCACCTGGGCCGCCCGAAGGGCTCGCCCGACCCGGCGTACTCGCTCCGGCCCGTCTCCGAGCGGCTCGCGGAGCTGCTCGGACGCCCGGTGGCGTTCGCCACCGACACCGTGGGCGCCGGCGCCACGGAGGCCGTGGCCGCGCTCGGGGACGGCGACGTCGCCGTCCTCGAGAACGTCCGCTTCAACGACGGCGAGACCAGCAAGGACGACGCCGTGCGCGGCGCGTTCGCCGACCAGCTCGCCCAGCTCGCCGACGCCTTCGTCTCCGACGGCTTCGGCGTGGTGCACCGCAAGCAGGCGAGCGTCTACGACGTCGCGCTGCGGCTGCCGTCGGCGATGGGCGGCCTGGTGGCCTCCGAGGTCGACGTGCTGCGCCGACTCACCGAGCACCCCGACAGGCCCTACGTCGTCGTCCTCGGCGGGTCGAAGGTCTCCGACAAGCTCGGCGTGATCGACAACCTCATCGACAAGGCCGACAAGCTGCTGATCGGCGGCGGGATGGTCTTCACCTTCCTCAAGGCCCAGGGCCACGAGGTCGGCAAGAGCCTGCTCGAGGCCGACCAGCTCGACACCTGCACCCGCTACCTGACCGAGGCGGCGGACCGGGGCGTCGAGATCGTCCTCCCGACCGACGTCGTGGTCGACACGGCGTTCCCGTCGGGCGACCGCGAGCCCGAGCCCACCGTCGTATGGGCCTCCGAGATCCCGGCCGATGCCCTCGGCCTCGACATCGGCCCCGAGTCGGCTGCTGCGTTCGCTGCGGAGCTCGCCGACGCGCGGACAGTGTTCTGGAACGGGCCGATGGGCGTGTTCGAGGTCGACGCCTTCGCGGGCGGCACCCGTGCCGTCGCCGAGGCCCTCACCAAGGTCGACGGCCTCTCGGTCGTCGGCGGTGGCGACTCGGCCGCGGCCGTGCGCCAGCTGGGCTTCGACGAGGCCGCGTTCGGCCACATCTCCACCGGCGGTGGCGCGTCGCTGGAGTTCCTGGAGGGCAAGGAGCTCCCGGGCATCGCCGTACTGGAGAGGGACTGA
- the whiA gene encoding DNA-binding protein WhiA gives MAMTAQVKAELASTQITKTCCRKAEVASMLRFAGGLHIVSGRIVVEAELDTGAAARRLRKDIAEVYGHPSDVVMVQGNGIRKGSRYIVRVTKDGEALARQTGLLDQRGRPVRGLPPAVVSGGGCDAVAAWRGAFLAHGSLTEPGRSSSLEITCPGPEAALAIVGVARRLGISAKAREVRGVDRVVIRDGDAIGALLTRLGAHESLMAWEERRMRREVRATANRLANFDDANLRRSARAAVAAGARVDRALEILGEEIPDHLRQAGHLRLEHKQASLEELGQLHDPVLTKDAIAGRIRRLLAMADKRAEELNIPDTEASLTPEMLAEDA, from the coding sequence ATGGCTATGACGGCACAGGTGAAGGCAGAGCTCGCCTCCACCCAGATCACCAAGACCTGCTGCCGCAAGGCCGAGGTGGCCTCCATGCTCCGCTTCGCCGGCGGCCTCCACATCGTGAGCGGACGCATCGTCGTGGAGGCAGAGCTCGACACCGGTGCGGCCGCCCGCAGGCTCCGCAAGGACATCGCCGAGGTCTACGGCCACCCCTCCGACGTGGTGATGGTGCAGGGCAACGGCATCCGCAAGGGGAGCCGCTACATCGTGCGCGTCACCAAGGACGGCGAGGCACTGGCGCGTCAGACGGGCCTGCTCGACCAGCGCGGCCGCCCCGTACGAGGCCTCCCGCCCGCCGTCGTCAGCGGGGGCGGCTGTGACGCCGTGGCCGCGTGGCGCGGCGCCTTCCTCGCCCACGGCTCGCTCACCGAGCCCGGCCGGTCCTCCTCCCTGGAGATCACCTGCCCCGGTCCGGAGGCCGCCCTCGCGATCGTCGGGGTGGCCCGCCGCCTCGGGATCTCCGCCAAGGCGCGCGAGGTGCGCGGCGTCGACCGGGTCGTGATCCGTGACGGCGACGCGATCGGCGCCCTGCTGACCCGCCTCGGCGCCCACGAGTCCCTGATGGCGTGGGAGGAGCGGCGGATGCGGCGCGAGGTCCGCGCCACGGCCAACCGTCTCGCGAACTTCGACGACGCCAACCTGCGGCGCTCGGCCCGCGCCGCCGTCGCCGCGGGTGCTCGGGTGGACCGGGCACTGGAGATCCTCGGCGAGGAGATCCCCGACCACCTGCGCCAGGCCGGCCACCTCCGGCTCGAGCACAAGCAGGCCTCGCTCGAGGAGCTCGGGCAGCTGCACGACCCGGTTCTCACCAAGGACGCGATCGCCGGCCGGATCCGCCGGCTGCTCGCGATGGCCGACAAGCGCGCCGAAGAGCTCAACATCCCCGACACCGAGGCGTCGCTGACCCCGGAGATGCTCGCCGAGGACGCCTGA